The genomic segment GACAAGCGGGCCGGCCGTGGTGGACCCGGGATGCAGCGGAGAACGGCGTGCAGCGAGCCCGGGGTCACCCGGCGGAAGCGGCGTGGCGTTTGATCGCGGACTCCCAGCCGGGCAGGTCGGCGGCGCGGCGTTCGGGTGGGCCGACGTAGTCGGCCGACGGGCGGATGATTTTCGCCAGGCGCTTCTGCTCGAGGATGTGGGCGCTCCAACCGGCCGTCCGGGCACAGGTGAACAGGGCGGCCAGCATGTCGACCGGGACCTCGGCGAAGTCGAGCACGATGGCCGCCCAGAACTCCACATTGGTCTCCAGCACCCGGTCCGGCTTGCGTTCACGCAGTTCGGCCAGGGCGGCCTTCTCCAGTTCGAGCGCCACCTCGTAGCGCGGCGCGCCCAGCTCGCGCGCGGTGTCACGCAGGATGCGGGCGCGCGGGTCCTCGGCGCGATAGACGGCGTGCCCGAAGCCCATCAGCCGCCGGCCGCTGTCCAGCACCTTTTTCACGTACGCCCGGGCATCCCCGCTCCTCTCGACGTCCTCGACCATGCCGAGCGCGCGGGCGGGCGCGCCGCCGTGCAACGGTCCCGAGAGAGCAGCCACCGCGGCGGACAGGCACGCACCGACGTCGGCGCCGGTGCTCGCCACGACGCGTGCGGTGAAGGTGGACGCGTTCAGTCCGTGCTCGGCGGCGCAGACCCAGTAGCGGTCGATCGCTGCCACATGACGCGGGTCGGGCTCGCCCCGCCACCGGATCATGAACTGCGCCGTGGCGTCCTTCCCCTCCGCAACCGTCCGCTCCGGCACCGGCGGCAGCGCCTCGCCCCGCGCCGAGGCCGCGACGACGGCCAGCATGGCCGCGGAGGCCCCGGCCACGTCACCTCGTGCCGTCGCGTCGTCGATATCGATCAACGGTCGCCACCCGAGCAAGGGCGCCAGCGCCGCCGCGGCCGCCTGGACGTCCACACGCACATCCCCGCTGCGCACAGCCACGGGCGGCAGAACGGCTGCGGGCAGCGGCGCGTCGAACGTGCCGTCGGCCAGGAGGCCGTAGACGTCGGCGAACGAGACCGCTCCGGCCAGGGAGCGGATGTCGACACCTCGATAGCGCAGGGCACCGCCGTCGCGGTCGGGCTCGGCGATCTCGGTGTCGAACGCTACGACACCGGCCAGCCCTGAATTGACAGTCACCATGTCCTCACCATGCGAGCGCGTACATATTGACGTCAACATTGATCCAGTCAATATGAGAGCATCTGCACATGCCCGCCGCCGCTTCACCTTCGCCGCTCACCACCGCCGACGTCGCCCGCCTGCTCGGGGTCAAACCGGCGACCGTCTACGCCTACGTGAGCCGCGGACTGCTCGGCAGCCGACGCAACGCCGACGGCAAGAACAGCCTCTTCGACCGGCGGGAGGTCGACGCGTTCCTGGCCTCGCGCCGGCGCCCCACCACACCCGGCATCAGGACCGGCATCACGCTGATCAGCGACGGCTCCCTCCGCTACCGTGGCCACGACGCCGTCGCGCTGGCCAGGGTAGCGAGCTTCGAGGAGGTCGTGGCCCTGCTGTGGACAGGCACCCGGCGCTACGAGACGTTCGCGCCCGACCCCCGGCTGCGCCGCCTGGCCGAGGCCGTGACCGCCCCGCTCCCCCGCACCGCGCGGCACACCGACCGGCTGCGCGTCATCGTCGCCGCAGCCGCCGCCGGCGACCCGCTGCGCTTCGACACGAGCCCGGCCGCGGTGAC from the Paractinoplanes abujensis genome contains:
- a CDS encoding citrate synthase 2; this translates as MVTVNSGLAGVVAFDTEIAEPDRDGGALRYRGVDIRSLAGAVSFADVYGLLADGTFDAPLPAAVLPPVAVRSGDVRVDVQAAAAALAPLLGWRPLIDIDDATARGDVAGASAAMLAVVAASARGEALPPVPERTVAEGKDATAQFMIRWRGEPDPRHVAAIDRYWVCAAEHGLNASTFTARVVASTGADVGACLSAAVAALSGPLHGGAPARALGMVEDVERSGDARAYVKKVLDSGRRLMGFGHAVYRAEDPRARILRDTARELGAPRYEVALELEKAALAELRERKPDRVLETNVEFWAAIVLDFAEVPVDMLAALFTCARTAGWSAHILEQKRLAKIIRPSADYVGPPERRAADLPGWESAIKRHAASAG